ATCCAGCGCGACCGTTCCTTCATGTGGGTCGAGATCGGCGATCATGCGGAGCAATACCGACTTTCCGGCCCCCGACGGGCCGGTGATCGCCATGGCGTCCCCGGCGCCGAGCGCAAAATCGAACGGGCCACCGGCGGCACCTTTCAGGGCCTGGGTGCGGAGTCTCATGAAGGCAGGGGAAGGAAAGGATTTCTTTTTTTGTAAAAAAAGAAACAAAAAAACTTCTGGACTCTGGGACTACGCTGTTGAAACCGACACGGACCCAGGTAAACGAAAGTTTTTTGCTTCTTTTTTACAAAAAAGAAGTCTTCTCCTGCTTCCCTCACCCCTCCATCCCGAACGCCGCCAGCATCCGCGCCTCCGCCCGCATGCCGCGATGGAAGCAGCGCATTTCGAATTTCTCATTGGGCGAATGGATGCAATCGTCATCCAGCCCGAAGCCGACCAGCAGGGTTTGCAGGCCGAGTTGACGCTCGAACGCCTCGACCACCGGGATCGAGGCACCGCACCCGGCCAGTACCGGCGCCTTGCCGAATTCCGCCGCCAACGCTCCCCGCGCCGCGCGGACGAACGGCGCATCGATCGGCACCATCAGCCCGGGTGACGCGCCGTATACCTCGAAATGGGCCTGGGCACCCGGCAGCAGCCGTTGCTGTACGAAGCGTTTGAACCCGGCGATCACCGCGTCGGGGTTCTGGCCGGGCACCAGGCGAAACGTGAGCTTGGCTCCGGCTTCCGCCGGAATGACGGTTTTGCTGCCAGCGCCCTGATAGCCGCCGAAGATGCCGTTGATTTCAGCGGTCGGGCGCGACCAGTTCTGTTCGAGCACCGAACGGCCCTGCTCACCGCTGGCTCGATCCAGCCCGATCGCGGCAAGCCAGCCCGCCTCGTCGAACCCGGTCGCCTTCCACGAGGCGAGCACATCCGCCGGGATTTCGGCAATGCCGTCGTAGAAGCCGGGGATCGCGATGGTGCCGGTTTCGTCGAACAGATCGCCCAATATCCGGGTGAGCGCGCGGATCGGATTGAGCGCGGGGCCGCCGAACAGGCCGGAATGCAGATCGCGGTTGGGCCCGGTAATCCGCAATTCCAGCGCGGCGAGACCGCGCAGCGAGGTGGTGATCGCCGGTGTGTCGCGGTTCCACATATTGGTGTCCGCCACCAGCACGAAATCCGCCGCCAGCGCTGCCCGCTCGGCGTCCAGCATCGCCTCCAGCGAGGGGGAGCCGCATTCCTCCTCGCCTTCGAGCAGCACGGTCAGATTGACCGGGAGGGCGCGGTTGACCGCGAGATGCGCGCGGATCGCTTCGAGCACCATCATCACCTGGCCCTTGTCGTCCACCGCGCCCCGCGCCACCACGCGCGCGCCATCGGGTCCTTCGACGAGCTGGGGGTCGAACGGATCGGAATGCCACAATGCGATCGGGTCGGCGGGCTGAACATCGTAGTGCCCATAGAACAACACACGCGGTGCGTTGCCGCCGGCGTGATGGTGTGTGGCGATCACACCGGGCAACCCTTTGGTTTCCGACAGCCGCGCCTCGAACCCCATGCCGGTCAGCAGGTCGCGCATGTGCGCCGCGGCGCGGATGCAATCGGGTTTGTGCGCCGGTTGCGCGCTGATCGAAGGAATTCGCAGCAGGTCGAACCAGCGGGCGCGCGAGGAGTCGATATTGGCGTCGATATGAGCCAGAACCGCGTCGAGCGACGAATTGTCCATTGCCTGTCCCCTTGGTTATGATGGCCCAGAGATAGACGCGGTGCATCGAACAGGAAAGGGCATGGCATGAGCGGATTTTCCCTGCGCGCACATGAAAAGACCGATGCACCGGCAACCGCTGCCCTGCTGATGCGCGGTGGTGTAACCTGACGTCTGGAAATTCATTTTGGGTTGGGAGTTGGTGCCCTTGCCGGGGCATGCCCCGGCAAGGGCTGTTCATTCTGGTATTCCATGCAGTTGTTCACACCAACATGGAGACCGATGAATGGACGCCAAAAAGGATACGATTATCGAGGCACTTTTGGAACATCTGATCGAAAACGGCGCAGGCGATATCGCCACGGTATTTGCCAGGACCTTCGAACTCGCCATGCAGATCGAGCGCGAACGCTTCCTCCACGCCAGTCACTACGAGCGCAACCCCGATCGTCAGGGTTACGCCAATGGCTACAAGCCCAAGCGGATCGATACCCCGGCCGGGTCGATCACCGTCGATGTCCCCAAAACCGCCGGTCACGTGGGCGAACCCTTCTACCCACAGTCCCTCGAACGCGGCCGACGCTCGGTCCGCGCCGTCATGGTCGCCGTCGCCGAAATGTACATCAAAGGCGTCTCCACCCGCGACGTCGAGGCCGTCATGCGCGAATTCGGCATCGAAAGCCTCTCCTCCGCTCAGGTCAGCCGCGCCAGCAAGCTGCTCGATGACGAACTCGCCGCCTGGCGCACCCGACCCCTCGCCGAGATCCGCTACCTCATCCTCGACGCCAGATATGAAAAAATGCGCGATAATGGCGTCGTCCGCGATGCCGCCGTGCTCTCGGCCATCGGCATCGGACCCGATGAACGCCGCCGTGTCCTCGGCGTCTCGGTCGCCCTTTCCGAGGCCGAAGTCCATTGGCGTGCCTTCCTCGAAAGCCTCCATCAGCGTGGCCTGCGAGGCGTCGAATTCATCGTCTCCGATGACCATGCCGGATTGCACGCCGCACGCCGCGCCGTCTTCGGCGCCGCACACTGGCAACGATGCCAGTTCCACCTCGCCCAAAACGCCATCCACCACGCCCCCAACCACGCCATCCGCAAACGCATCGGCGCAGAACTCCGGACCGTCTGGAACGCAAATTCCCTCGCCGCTGCCCAGATCGCTCTCACAACCCTCGTCAATGCCTATCGCGACACCGCACCAAAGCTCGCCGATTGGCTCGAACGAAATATCCCCGAAGGCCTCACCGTCTTCACACTGCCAGAACCCCACCAGCGCCGGCTTCGCACTTCCAACCCCATGGAACGCGGCATCCAGCAGGAACTCAAACGCCGCACCACCAAAATCAGGGTCTTCCCCAACGAAGCCTCCCTCGAACGCCTCGTCAGCGCCGTCCTCGTCGAAATCGATGAAAAATGGGCCGCCGACACCAAGGGCTACATCAAGTGGGACTACCAGGATGCCTGACCCCCGCTCGCCCTATTTTCCAGACATCAGGTTGCTCAATCTGATGCGCCCTGCGGTGCGCCACGGCACGATGGTGTTCGCGCCGTATACCAGCGAATCCGCTGCGACGGCGCACATGGACGCCGCCGCCACAACCTTCAATATCGTCGCGGTCAGCGACACCGATGGCGCGGTGATCGGCCATATCGTGCTGTTTCGCGGCAAGGGGTTTGAGAGCCATAGCGGCTGGTTCGGCCTCGCCGTGCATGAAGACTGGTGGCGGCGCGGGGTTGGCTCCGCGCTGATGGCCGCGATGATCGACACCGCTCATAACTGGCTCGGCCTGACGCGGATCAGCCTTGAAGTGTTCACCGACAACGACC
This sequence is a window from Acidiphilium acidophilum. Protein-coding genes within it:
- a CDS encoding dipeptidase: MDNSSLDAVLAHIDANIDSSRARWFDLLRIPSISAQPAHKPDCIRAAAHMRDLLTGMGFEARLSETKGLPGVIATHHHAGGNAPRVLFYGHYDVQPADPIALWHSDPFDPQLVEGPDGARVVARGAVDDKGQVMMVLEAIRAHLAVNRALPVNLTVLLEGEEECGSPSLEAMLDAERAALAADFVLVADTNMWNRDTPAITTSLRGLAALELRITGPNRDLHSGLFGGPALNPIRALTRILGDLFDETGTIAIPGFYDGIAEIPADVLASWKATGFDEAGWLAAIGLDRASGEQGRSVLEQNWSRPTAEINGIFGGYQGAGSKTVIPAEAGAKLTFRLVPGQNPDAVIAGFKRFVQQRLLPGAQAHFEVYGASPGLMVPIDAPFVRAARGALAAEFGKAPVLAGCGASIPVVEAFERQLGLQTLLVGFGLDDDCIHSPNEKFEMRCFHRGMRAEARMLAAFGMEG
- a CDS encoding IS256 family transposase, whose amino-acid sequence is MDAKKDTIIEALLEHLIENGAGDIATVFARTFELAMQIERERFLHASHYERNPDRQGYANGYKPKRIDTPAGSITVDVPKTAGHVGEPFYPQSLERGRRSVRAVMVAVAEMYIKGVSTRDVEAVMREFGIESLSSAQVSRASKLLDDELAAWRTRPLAEIRYLILDARYEKMRDNGVVRDAAVLSAIGIGPDERRRVLGVSVALSEAEVHWRAFLESLHQRGLRGVEFIVSDDHAGLHAARRAVFGAAHWQRCQFHLAQNAIHHAPNHAIRKRIGAELRTVWNANSLAAAQIALTTLVNAYRDTAPKLADWLERNIPEGLTVFTLPEPHQRRLRTSNPMERGIQQELKRRTTKIRVFPNEASLERLVSAVLVEIDEKWAADTKGYIKWDYQDA
- a CDS encoding GNAT family N-acetyltransferase codes for the protein MPDPRSPYFPDIRLLNLMRPAVRHGTMVFAPYTSESAATAHMDAAATTFNIVAVSDTDGAVIGHIVLFRGKGFESHSGWFGLAVHEDWWRRGVGSALMAAMIDTAHNWLGLTRISLEVFTDNDPAIALYRKFGFEIEGTMRRRVFRMGRYADGYMMARLFDPPKFSGTP